Proteins found in one Brevibacillus brevis genomic segment:
- the cdaS gene encoding sporulation-specific diadenylate cyclase CdaS, with amino-acid sequence MLEVNCDTSSLKAELLQELRGISVTLDESIHALKNENECVLGTFDQIRTKFSRLETVAASFYLQCYLSPYTEKYLDLSKAVQHLAKRRQGALIVVEREDPLDLLLQAGIPIGATMSHSLLESIFYPGSPLHDGAVLIRENHIVSAANVLPLSQVVVGEKKLGTRHRAALGLSEKSDALIVVVSEETGKASFAMQGHMYPIISPS; translated from the coding sequence ATGCTGGAAGTTAACTGTGATACATCATCGCTGAAGGCGGAATTGCTGCAAGAGCTGAGGGGAATATCCGTTACGTTGGATGAGAGCATACATGCGCTAAAAAATGAAAACGAATGTGTACTCGGGACGTTTGACCAAATACGGACGAAGTTTAGCCGACTCGAAACAGTAGCAGCCTCCTTTTATTTGCAATGCTATCTCTCACCCTATACGGAAAAATATCTGGATTTATCCAAGGCCGTGCAGCACTTGGCCAAAAGGCGCCAAGGAGCATTGATTGTCGTTGAACGTGAGGACCCGCTAGATCTGCTGCTGCAAGCAGGCATACCGATTGGGGCCACGATGAGTCATTCCTTGCTGGAGTCGATTTTTTATCCTGGCAGCCCTTTGCATGATGGGGCCGTCCTGATTCGGGAAAATCATATCGTTTCCGCGGCCAATGTCCTGCCATTATCTCAAGTTGTGGTAGGGGAAAAAAAGCTGGGAACCAGACATCGTGCTGCGTTGGGCTTGAGTGAAAAAAGCGATGCACTGATCGTTGTTGTTTCCGAGGAAACGGGGAAAGCGTCCTTTGCCATGCAGGGACACATGTATCCGATTATCTCTCCTTCATGA
- a CDS encoding Ger(x)C family spore germination protein yields the protein MLLIVILAGCSSTRIVSEVQLIHSLGLDLEDQKIKGAAITHIYGKEKTQIELLETKSSNLFTILPDFNAITPSQVELGQLRSVIVGRKYAENGVETLVHTLCRDPAIGFRLQLAVAEPKAMTILKGIRHMQIPFFISDSVAQNIKTLNLPKTNLHIFLFNFYGEGRDPYLPYFVMHNDRVKLDGLALFRDDKFVHRIHSKESFLLKIMVEKAKSGQIPFEVTINNRKESGLLKNLHSHAAFDVNTTEPVPSIMVKLTVNGQIKDYSKWLQLSNPQVLHQMEKELSAYLQKEATSFVKHLQKLEVDPVGFGDLVRSRSVSWNYSHFKKIYPQMKIAVTASIKLEQTGE from the coding sequence GTGCTATTGATAGTGATCTTGGCTGGCTGCTCTTCGACTCGAATTGTCAGCGAAGTACAATTGATTCATTCACTGGGTCTCGATCTCGAAGACCAAAAAATAAAAGGGGCAGCCATTACTCACATATACGGAAAGGAAAAGACTCAGATAGAGCTATTGGAAACGAAAAGCTCGAATTTATTTACGATCCTCCCTGATTTTAATGCCATCACGCCTTCTCAAGTGGAGCTTGGGCAATTGCGCTCCGTTATAGTTGGGAGGAAATATGCAGAAAACGGAGTGGAAACGCTGGTGCATACGCTTTGCCGCGATCCAGCTATTGGTTTTCGCCTTCAACTCGCTGTTGCAGAACCAAAGGCAATGACGATTTTGAAAGGCATTCGCCATATGCAAATTCCTTTTTTCATCTCCGATAGCGTCGCTCAGAATATCAAAACGTTGAATTTGCCCAAGACCAACTTGCATATTTTCTTGTTTAATTTTTATGGTGAGGGTCGCGATCCTTACCTTCCCTATTTCGTGATGCATAATGACAGAGTGAAGCTGGATGGTCTCGCGCTTTTCCGAGATGACAAATTCGTGCATCGCATCCATTCAAAAGAAAGCTTTTTACTCAAAATCATGGTCGAAAAAGCCAAGAGTGGTCAGATTCCATTTGAGGTGACGATCAACAATCGAAAAGAATCCGGACTTTTGAAAAATCTGCATTCCCATGCCGCCTTCGATGTCAATACGACAGAGCCTGTTCCCAGCATCATGGTAAAGCTCACGGTAAATGGACAAATCAAAGATTATTCAAAGTGGCTGCAATTATCCAATCCACAAGTCCTCCATCAAATGGAAAAAGAACTTTCCGCGTACCTGCAAAAAGAGGCGACGAGCTTTGTGAAGCATTTGCAGAAACTTGAAGTTGATCCGGTTGGATTTGGTGATTTGGTTCGCAGTCGAAGCGTTTCATGGAACTACTCCCACTTCAAAAAGATTTATCCACAAATGAAAATCGCAGTGACTGCTTCGATCAAGCTGGAGCAAACAGGTGAGTAA
- a CDS encoding spore germination protein, whose amino-acid sequence MITEWNEFLSIAQDSNDFKHYALLNEESPFVISYYQTLIKTELLQKNLLRPYQERIEANESLTELRHFSRFVHVEDIIYTDDIQLVVSKIMTGYAAIQAKDNWQFFALINLSNPTEGLRTDNDTENEFSVVGPKVGFVENIDINLHLIRQQISTPKLIVRELTLGTLSHTRIAIVYLSGITNPQHIETVEQRLHSIDFDIIFDSSQLDQIMSDNSNTPFPLFLSTERIDRVIYALTLGQIVIISDASPYVITGPTTIFDFFISPEDYYLPWILSSLFRLIRIFGVLFSILMTPAYTAVLTFHLEMIPQDMLAPIILSRKYVPFPPVLEVLFLELTIEFLREAGARLPTKVGQTLGIVGGIVIGQASVEAALTSNILLIIVALSALASFTTPIYKMSNTIRFLRFPLIVLAGIWGGLGIAIGLMFMLTHLLQLKSLGTPYLAPLYPFRRRSFADSFIRSSYSHTAKRSAVMRVISQWRYDPDKATQKRDIDE is encoded by the coding sequence ATGATAACGGAATGGAATGAGTTTCTTTCCATCGCACAAGACTCGAATGATTTTAAACATTACGCCCTACTGAACGAGGAAAGTCCTTTTGTCATTTCGTACTATCAAACGTTGATAAAAACAGAGCTGCTGCAAAAAAATCTCTTGCGTCCCTATCAAGAACGCATAGAAGCAAATGAATCGCTCACGGAACTGCGCCATTTTTCCCGCTTCGTCCATGTGGAGGATATTATTTATACAGACGACATACAGCTGGTCGTCTCCAAAATCATGACGGGCTACGCTGCTATACAGGCAAAAGACAATTGGCAGTTTTTCGCCTTGATCAATCTGTCCAATCCGACTGAAGGATTGAGAACGGACAACGACACGGAAAACGAGTTTAGTGTCGTTGGACCAAAGGTTGGCTTTGTTGAAAATATCGATATCAACCTGCATCTCATCCGTCAACAAATCAGCACTCCCAAATTAATCGTTCGAGAGCTGACCTTAGGAACACTCTCTCATACGCGTATCGCCATTGTCTATTTGTCTGGCATTACCAATCCTCAGCACATTGAAACCGTTGAGCAAAGACTGCACTCCATCGACTTCGATATTATTTTTGATTCATCACAGCTCGATCAGATCATGAGTGACAATTCGAATACGCCTTTTCCATTGTTCCTGTCTACGGAAAGGATTGACCGGGTCATTTATGCGTTAACTCTCGGGCAAATCGTGATTATTTCCGACGCTTCCCCGTATGTCATTACAGGTCCAACAACCATCTTTGATTTCTTCATTTCTCCCGAGGATTATTATTTACCGTGGATCTTATCATCCTTATTTCGGTTGATTCGCATTTTCGGAGTGCTTTTTTCGATCTTGATGACTCCTGCCTATACGGCGGTTCTCACCTTTCACTTGGAAATGATCCCGCAAGACATGCTGGCTCCGATCATTTTATCGAGGAAGTACGTCCCTTTTCCTCCCGTCTTGGAAGTGCTTTTCTTGGAGCTGACGATCGAATTCTTGCGAGAAGCAGGTGCAAGGCTCCCGACAAAGGTCGGACAAACTCTTGGCATCGTAGGTGGAATCGTCATTGGACAAGCATCAGTAGAAGCAGCCTTGACCAGTAATATTTTGCTAATCATCGTAGCTCTATCGGCACTTGCCTCTTTTACCACCCCCATCTATAAAATGTCAAACACGATCCGTTTTCTGCGCTTCCCGCTCATTGTTTTGGCTGGAATTTGGGGCGGGCTTGGAATTGCCATCGGTTTAATGTTCATGCTGACTCATCTGCTTCAACTCAAATCGTTGGGAACACCTTATCTGGCTCCGCTTTACCCTTTTCGCAGACGCAGCTTCGCGGACAGCTTCATTCGCTCTTCCTACAGCCACACAGCCAAAAGGTCTGCTGTTATGCGCGTCATCTCACAATGGAGGTACGATCCTGACAAGGCGACTCAAAAAAGAGACATTGATGAATAG